A part of Aegilops tauschii subsp. strangulata cultivar AL8/78 chromosome 2, Aet v6.0, whole genome shotgun sequence genomic DNA contains:
- the LOC120973546 gene encoding uncharacterized protein — MGRIMKGLGKGFSSACLEESDDLDGDPFVPNDFTEDDSFQASEEGSMDDPDFDKALYDFYVSHKANFLKRKITDAGARNVKRTRSSNFPVANTFARYSSKLFSTVIGGLSPRQVRVLQSYGASCSPQVCEDSGAT, encoded by the exons ATGGGTAGAATCATGAAGGGTCTTGGTAAGGGCTTTTCTTCTGCTTGCTTAGAAGAGTCTGATGATTTGGATGGGGATCCTTTTGTCCCCAATGATTTCACCGAGGACGATTCTTTCCAAGCTTCAGAG GAAGGTTCTATGGATGATCCTGATTTTGACAAAGCTTTGTATGATTTCTATGTGTCGCAT AAAGCGAATTTCCTGAAACGGAAGATTACAGATGCTGGAGCTCGCAATGTG AAGCGCACACGGTCTTCTAATTTTCCCGTAGCAAATACATTCGCTAGATACTCTAGCAAGTTGTTCTCCACTGTTATTGGCGGCTTGTCTCCTCGGCAAGTACGTGTTCTTCAGAGTTATGGGGCTAGTTGTTCTCCACAAGTTTGTGAGGACAGTGGTGCCACTTAG